Within Caulobacter segnis, the genomic segment TAGCCGAAGCGTCCGTTGAACAGCAGGCGCGACTTGACCACGCCGTCCTGGCTCTGGACCATCCCGGCCTCCGAATAGGCCTTGGCGCGGTAGTTGCCGTCCAGGTGGGCGATGAAGCCGTTGTCCCAGCGATAGTCGGCGCCCGCCGCCAGGGTCCAATGCGGCGCGTAGGGGAATTCCGAGCCCGACAGGTCGCGGGTGTCCGAGCCGCTGCTGACGGTGAATGCGTCGAACTTGGTCCGGGTGTAGCCCAGCGAGGCGTACCAGGAGAGTTGCGGCGTCACCCGCTGGGCGATCTCGGCCTCGAAGCCGTAGAGGTGCGACTTGCCGGCGTTCTCGACCTGGAAGTCGTAGCTGTTCAAGCCCAGGTTCACCGTCACCTGCTGGTCGGTCCAGTCGACATAGAAGGCGTTGGCGTTGACCGTCAGGCTGCCGTCCAGCCAGGCGGTGCGCAGCGAGGCCTCGTAGTTCCAGGTGTATTCCGGATCGTAGGCGACGACGGTCGAGCGCGCCTGGTTCACCGTCGAGCCGCCCGAGCGATAGCCCCGCTGTGCCGTCAGGCTCGTGCTGATGTCCTGCGTCCAGGCGTACTTCAGCCCGACCTTGGGCAAGAAGGCGTTGAAGGTGCGGGTGTCGGCGGGGGCGTTGGAGCCGGCCTGGGCGACCATGTTGGCCACGAAGGCGTTCACCTGGGTCACGTAGGGCGCATAGGCGCCGAAGGCCGCCGGACTGGGATAGGTCCCCGTGAAGGTCGCCTTCTGAGTCGTGGCGATGGTGTTCTTCTCGTGGTCGTAGCGGAAGCCGCCCAGCAGGGTCAGCCTGTCGGTCAGGGCGAAGCTGGCGTCGGCGAAGATGGCGCTGGTCTCGACCTGGTTGGGCTGGTCGCCAGCGTAGCTGACCGGCACCACCGGCAGGGCGGCGATGTAGAGGTTCGCGAAGGCGTTGGCCTGGGCCGCGGCGGCGGCCTGCTGGGCGGCGGTGGGCGACGGCGCGCCGGCCAGTAGGGTCGAGGTCAGCACGCTGACCAGGGTGGCGCGCGGGAAGGCGACATTGACCTGGCTGGCCAGGAAGTCCTGGGTGTCGCGCTGGGAATGCCACAGGCCGATCAGGCCCTTCAGCCGCTCGCCCTCATAGTTCAGCCGCAGCTCCTGCGACGTGGTGTCGGTGTCCTGGTTGTGCTGGCCGTACGAGGTCCGCGCCGGCAGGAAGTCGATGTCGTAGGTGGCGTCGGTCTTGACCGTGTTGAACGAGGCGATGGCGTTCAGGGTCAGCTTGTCGGTGAGCGCGTACGAGATGTCGGCGGTCAGGATGTCGGTCTTGGCCTTGGTGCGGCTTGGGTCGCCCGACAGGTCGATGCGGTGCTTGTAGTAGTCGGGCCGGTCGACGCGCGAATAGGTGAACTGGTAGCCCGCGTCGCGATCGTTGTGGGCCACGGTCAGCATCGCCCGCAGGCCCGGCAGGGCGGTGGGCGTGAACAGCAGCTTGCCGCGGATGTACAGATTGTCGACCGCGTCGATGTCGCGCTTCAGGGTCGGGTTGTAGATGAAGCCGTCGCTGTCCTTCTTCTCGGCCGCGACGCGGAAGGCCAGCTGGTCCTGGACGATCGGACCGCTGACGGCCAGGGCGAAGGTGCGCTCGTCGCCGCTGGCGATGTTCACGCGGGCGCGGCCCTGGAAGGTCTGGGTCGGGTTGGCCGAGGTGATGATCACCGCGCCGGCCAGCGAATTGCGGCCCTGCAGGGTCGACTGCGGTCCGCGCAGCACCTCGACCTGGCCGATGTCCCACATCTCCAGCGGGCCGCTGTAGGTGGCCTCCATCGGCAGAGCCGCGCCGTCGACATAGATGGTCGCCAGGCCGCCGGTGCCGCCGCCCGAGACGTTCATGTTGCTGACGCCGCGAATCGTGAAGCCGGTCTTGCCGTAGGTCTCGCTCATGTTCGCTGTGCGGGCGACCACGTCGTAGAAGGTCTGGATGTTCTCGCGCTCGATCCGGGCGGCGGTGGTCACCGCGACGCTGGTGACTGTCTGCTGCAGGCTGCGATTCGACTTCTCGCCGGTGACGACCACGGCCTCGACGGCGGTCGCCTGATCGTCGGCCGTCGCCATCGGGGCGGTCTCGGCCGCCCAGGCGCCGTGCGCCGCAAAGAGACCGAGCGCACTGGCCGCCAGCAACATCCGCTTCATCAAACTATCCCCGCCACAAAACCCGTGGGAGGGCGCTTACTTTGGCTTGATTATGCGAGTCAATCTCATTCGCATAATCATGGGGCGTGACGATCTACAAATAGCGCATCCACGGCCAGGGACTGGCGCGCTTGACGGGGCCGAACCAGCGGCAGGCGAACCAGCAAGGGATCGCGACCAGCACCGCCAGCAGCCAGATCGCGCCGACGCCGGGCAGCGCCCAGGTCTCGCCCTGGTTGGGACCGAACGCCAGCCGCGCCGCCAGCTGCAGCAGGTGCAGGGCGTAGAGGTGGATCAGGTAGAAGAACAGCGGGGCGGCGCCCAGCACCGCCAGCGCGCCGACCAGACGGGCGGGCGCCTTCTCCAAAGCCGCCAGCATCAGGGCGCCGACGCCCAGGGTCAGCAGCAGGAAGTCGGCCGATGGCGGGTACTTGGTGAAGTTCAGCCAACTCATGACCGTCCTTCCGGGGCTGGACCCGACGCTCCAGGCCAGCGGCTCGCCGTACAGGTTCGTCGCGCGCAGGATCGACAGCAGGACCAGCATGGCCAAGCCGGCCAGGACCAGGCGGTCGCGACGTTCCGACCAGGCGCGAACGAACCAGGGCCCGATGGCGTAGCCCAGCGCCGCCACGCCGATCCAGGGCAGCAGCGGATACGAGGTCCGAGCCCGCGCGCCCCAGGGCAGCTCGATGAAGTCGCGATCGTGCAGCACCGCCCAGAGCGCGTGGTCGGGCTGTTCGGGCGCGACGGTGATCGGATCCAGCAGGTTGTGACCCAGCACGATCACCAGGCCGACCGCGATCAGCCAGAGACGGGGCAGGCGGACCAGCGCCGAGAGGGCGATCATCGACAGGCCGATCGCCCAGATGACCTGCAGATAGATCGTCTTGGGCGTAAGCGAGAAGCTCCAGGCGAAGCTGACCAGGGTCAGCTCCAGCGCCACCAGGAACAGACCGCGCTTCAACAGGAAGCCCGAGGCCGCCCCATGGCCCCGTTCCGCGCCGCCCTGCTTCTGGCCATACAACCACGCGCCCAGGCCTGTCAGGGCCACGAACACTGGCGCGCAGAAGTGAGCGGCCAGGCGCGTGAAGAACAGGGCGGGCTCGGTCTTCTCCACGTCCATCGGGTCGGAGACCTGGGCGTGGATGAAGAAGAACTCCCGCACGTGGTCGACCATCATCAGCAGCATCACCAGGCCGCGCAGGGCGTCGATCGAGCGGATACGGCCGGCGGCCGAAGCGCCCAGCGAGGAGGTGGTTGACAGCGTCATGGTCCATTGCGTAGCTGTTATGAAATAACATTACAACGGAGTTTCTCCTTGCCCCTGTCGTGGAGCTGCGCGAGCGCGTGCCTGCTGGCCCTGGCCGCCCCGGATTCGGCCGATACGGCCGTCGCCGTCGAGCCCGAGGCCCATGCGGTGGGGAAGATCGTCATCCTGGGCCGACGCGGCGCGCCACGCGACCTGACCCTGGGGGCGGGCGAGGTCACCCAGGCGACCTCGCCGTCCAGCCGCTCGGTCGAGCGCGATCTGCTGGACGCGGTCGGCGCGGGTCGCCTGGCCGACGCCCTGGAGCTGACCAGCGGCGTCAGCCAGCAGAACAACCGCGGCGGCTTCATGGACAACTTCGCGATCCGGGGCTTCCTGGGCACGCCGGACGGCGGGGCCGAGTACTATGTCGACGGCTTCCTGGCCAACCGGGGCCTGGCCCCGCCCCGTGACCCGGCCACGGCCGAGCGGATCGAGATTCTGAAGGGGCCGGCCGGCGCGCTGTTCGGCGACATCGATCCGGCCGGCCGCGTCAACATCGTCTCCAAGACGCCCCGGTTCGACCGCGCCGCCAGCGTCGCGGCCACGGTCGGCTCGTTCGGCCTGCGCCGGGGCGAGGTCGATGTCACCGGATCGCTGGGCGAGACCGTCGCGGGCCGCCTTGTCGTCGCCGACGAGAAGAGCGACGGCTGGCGCGATCATGTCGACCTGCATCGCCGGGCCGTGGCGCCGTCCCTGACCTGGAAGCCGAGCGACGCCCTGAGGGTGATCTATGTCGGCGAATTCACCACCTTCGACGCGCCGTTCGATCGCGGCGTGCCGGCGGTGAACGGTGACGCGCTGGCCCTGCCGCGCTCGCGCTTCTACGGCGAGCCAGGCGATGGGACGACACGCTTCCGCAATGAGCGTCAGCAGCTGACGAGCGAGGCCCGCCTGTCATCCGACTGGACCCTGACCGCCGGCGCGGCCTGGCGCGAGGGCTCCATGCACGGCTTCTCCAGCGACCAGTCGCGGCTGGTGGGCCGTACGCTGTGGCGTCAGCGGCGCGAGCGCGACTACACGGTCGAGGACCTGTCGGGCCGGATCGAGCTGAACGGCCGCGTCGGCGCGCACCGACTGGGCGTCGGGCTCAAGGGCTATACGATGGACTATCGCGAGAAGCTGCTGCGCCGGAACCCCAGCGCTACGGCGCCCCACGCGATCGACATCGACAATCCCGTCTACGGCGGCCAGGCCCTGTCGCTGCTGCCGTTCACCGACAACCGCGAGACCCGGAAGGTGGCGACGCTCTACGTCCAGGACCTGTGGCAGGTCTCGGAGAAGCTCAGCCTGGTCGCCGGTCTGCGGGCCGACGCGTACCGCCAGAAGATCCGCAACAACCGCACCGGCGCGGTCGGCGAGACCAAGGACCAGCCCGTCGACTACCGCCTGGCGGCGCGCTATCGGCTGGGCGACGCCTGGACCGCCCACGCCAGCTACGGCCGCTCGTTCCTGCTGAACTCGGGCACCGGCCGGAACGGCCAGGACTTCGCGCCGGAAGAAGGCAAGGGCTGGGAGCTGGGCCTCGCCGGGGCCTGGCCGGGCGTCGACCTGGCCGTCACCGCCTTCGACATCGACAAGCGCAACATCCTGGCCAACGACCCGGTGGACGCCAGCTTCCTGGCTCCGGTCGGCAGGCTGACCAGCAAGGGCGTCGAGCTCGACGGCGCGTTCGAGGTCACGGCCGCCTGGAAGGTGGTGGTCAACTACGCCTGGACCCGCGCGCGGGCCGACGACGTCGCCTTCGCCACGCCCGACGTGCTGGACGTGCCCGAGCACCAGGGTGGCGCCTTCGCGGTCGGGCGGTTCGACACCGGACGCGGGACCACCTGGTCGCTGACGCTCGGCGCGGCCTATGTCGGCGATCGGGCCGGGGCGCTGGACGGTAGCGGGCTGCGGCTGCCAGCCTACTGGAAGGCCAAGGCGGCGCTCGCGTACGGCCTGACCCCCGGCCTCGACCTGAGGCTGGACGTCGACAACCTGTTCGACGCGCACTACGCCCAGAGCAGCTACAGCCCGGTCTGGGTGTTCCCGGGCGCGCCGCGCACGGTGCGGGCGACGCTGCGGGCTCGGCTCTAGGCTTTCGGGGCGGCGGTCGAGGCGCGCGGGACCAGGGTCAGCTCGGCGTTGACGTGGCGCGAGGTCTCGTCGTCGCCATCGTGCCGGGCGAGGTTGGCGGCCATCGACACGGCGGTGGCGGCCATGTCGGCGATCGGCTGGCGGATGGTTGTCAGCTCGGGCCACACCGTGGAGGCCACGGGCGTATCGTCGAAGCCGCCGATGCTGAGCTCGCTGGGCACGTCCAGGCCCAGGCCGTGAGCCACCGCGCTGACGGCGGCGGCCATGTCGTCGTTGGCGGCGAAGATCGCCGTGGGGCGCTTGCCCGCGCCCAGCAGCTGGCGCGCGGCGTCCAGCCCCGAGCGGTAGGTGAAGTCGCCCTCGGCCACGAAGGCGTCGGGAACCTTCAGGTCCGCCTCGGCCATGGTCGCGCGGAAACCGTCCTCGCGGCGGCGGGCGGTGGAGTGCCGGGCGTCGCCACGGATGAACGCGATGTCGACATGGCCCAGGTCGATCAGGTGCCGGGTCATCATCCGCGCGCCTTCGTAGTCGTCGACGAAGACCGAGGCCTTGTCGGGACGCGGGGCGGCGGTGGCGAAGCTGACCGAGGGCACGCCCTCGCTCTCGAGATAGGCGAAGACCTCCGGATCGTCGCACAGCGGCGGCGGCAGGACGATGGCCCGCACCCCCGCCTCGACCAGCTTGCGCACGGCGGCCAGTGGGGTCGGGTGGGCCGGGGTCGGCTCGATCAGCAGCTGGCTGCCGCTGGCGCTGGCTTCCTTGAACGCGCCCATGAGGAAGTTGCTGAGGTTCGACGAGTTCGGGTTCGAATAGAGCAGGCCGATCTGGGCGATGCCGGTGCGGGTGGCGCGGGCCAGGGCGTTGGGGCGATAGCCCAGGGTCTGGATCGCCGCGTTGACCCGCTCGCGGACCTGGGCGCTGACATGCGGATA encodes:
- a CDS encoding TonB-dependent receptor translates to MKRMLLAASALGLFAAHGAWAAETAPMATADDQATAVEAVVVTGEKSNRSLQQTVTSVAVTTAARIERENIQTFYDVVARTANMSETYGKTGFTIRGVSNMNVSGGGTGGLATIYVDGAALPMEATYSGPLEMWDIGQVEVLRGPQSTLQGRNSLAGAVIITSANPTQTFQGRARVNIASGDERTFALAVSGPIVQDQLAFRVAAEKKDSDGFIYNPTLKRDIDAVDNLYIRGKLLFTPTALPGLRAMLTVAHNDRDAGYQFTYSRVDRPDYYKHRIDLSGDPSRTKAKTDILTADISYALTDKLTLNAIASFNTVKTDATYDIDFLPARTSYGQHNQDTDTTSQELRLNYEGERLKGLIGLWHSQRDTQDFLASQVNVAFPRATLVSVLTSTLLAGAPSPTAAQQAAAAAQANAFANLYIAALPVVPVSYAGDQPNQVETSAIFADASFALTDRLTLLGGFRYDHEKNTIATTQKATFTGTYPSPAAFGAYAPYVTQVNAFVANMVAQAGSNAPADTRTFNAFLPKVGLKYAWTQDISTSLTAQRGYRSGGSTVNQARSTVVAYDPEYTWNYEASLRTAWLDGSLTVNANAFYVDWTDQQVTVNLGLNSYDFQVENAGKSHLYGFEAEIAQRVTPQLSWYASLGYTRTKFDAFTVSSGSDTRDLSGSEFPYAPHWTLAAGADYRWDNGFIAHLDGNYRAKAYSEAGMVQSQDGVVKSRLLFNGRFGYEREHWGAYVYGKNLLNATYSQYDRADAGVALLSEPRIVGLTLETRW
- a CDS encoding DUF1624 domain-containing protein produces the protein MTLSTTSSLGASAAGRIRSIDALRGLVMLLMMVDHVREFFFIHAQVSDPMDVEKTEPALFFTRLAAHFCAPVFVALTGLGAWLYGQKQGGAERGHGAASGFLLKRGLFLVALELTLVSFAWSFSLTPKTIYLQVIWAIGLSMIALSALVRLPRLWLIAVGLVIVLGHNLLDPITVAPEQPDHALWAVLHDRDFIELPWGARARTSYPLLPWIGVAALGYAIGPWFVRAWSERRDRLVLAGLAMLVLLSILRATNLYGEPLAWSVGSSPGRTVMSWLNFTKYPPSADFLLLTLGVGALMLAALEKAPARLVGALAVLGAAPLFFYLIHLYALHLLQLAARLAFGPNQGETWALPGVGAIWLLAVLVAIPCWFACRWFGPVKRASPWPWMRYL
- a CDS encoding TonB-dependent siderophore receptor, whose protein sequence is MPLSWSCASACLLALAAPDSADTAVAVEPEAHAVGKIVILGRRGAPRDLTLGAGEVTQATSPSSRSVERDLLDAVGAGRLADALELTSGVSQQNNRGGFMDNFAIRGFLGTPDGGAEYYVDGFLANRGLAPPRDPATAERIEILKGPAGALFGDIDPAGRVNIVSKTPRFDRAASVAATVGSFGLRRGEVDVTGSLGETVAGRLVVADEKSDGWRDHVDLHRRAVAPSLTWKPSDALRVIYVGEFTTFDAPFDRGVPAVNGDALALPRSRFYGEPGDGTTRFRNERQQLTSEARLSSDWTLTAGAAWREGSMHGFSSDQSRLVGRTLWRQRRERDYTVEDLSGRIELNGRVGAHRLGVGLKGYTMDYREKLLRRNPSATAPHAIDIDNPVYGGQALSLLPFTDNRETRKVATLYVQDLWQVSEKLSLVAGLRADAYRQKIRNNRTGAVGETKDQPVDYRLAARYRLGDAWTAHASYGRSFLLNSGTGRNGQDFAPEEGKGWELGLAGAWPGVDLAVTAFDIDKRNILANDPVDASFLAPVGRLTSKGVELDGAFEVTAAWKVVVNYAWTRARADDVAFATPDVLDVPEHQGGAFAVGRFDTGRGTTWSLTLGAAYVGDRAGALDGSGLRLPAYWKAKAALAYGLTPGLDLRLDVDNLFDAHYAQSSYSPVWVFPGAPRTVRATLRARL
- a CDS encoding LacI family DNA-binding transcriptional regulator, producing MSGQRRHTPTIHDVARHAGVSSMTASRVVNDYPHVSAQVRERVNAAIQTLGYRPNALARATRTGIAQIGLLYSNPNSSNLSNFLMGAFKEASASGSQLLIEPTPAHPTPLAAVRKLVEAGVRAIVLPPPLCDDPEVFAYLESEGVPSVSFATAAPRPDKASVFVDDYEGARMMTRHLIDLGHVDIAFIRGDARHSTARRREDGFRATMAEADLKVPDAFVAEGDFTYRSGLDAARQLLGAGKRPTAIFAANDDMAAAVSAVAHGLGLDVPSELSIGGFDDTPVASTVWPELTTIRQPIADMAATAVSMAANLARHDGDDETSRHVNAELTLVPRASTAAPKA